The following coding sequences are from one Streptomyces sp. NBC_01232 window:
- a CDS encoding molybdopterin-dependent oxidoreductase: MGASGGRRAGRERLRSGPPPGPARPGFWRSPIRGPWLTAVFGLILLVGVTVLFVTGLLSYAAYNPDLAAVNDQTPGKGWLGFYLFPWPTSPYWLYRLTQGVHVVLGIVLVPVLLAKLWSVIPKLFAWPPVRSVAHGIERLSLLLLVGGAGFEFATGILNVQLHYIFPGSFYTLHFYGAWVFIGAFVVHVAFRLPRAVRAVRAGSAAQPAPGSEEAAGLVSPRPARPTISRRGAVALVGLGALALFAVTAGQSVGGRWRRTAVLAPHNADPGPGPNGFQINKTAGSVGIRPSDIGPAWRLTVRGAGRHAVLTYEELLAMPQHEAALPIACVEGWSTTDQLWSGVRLIDLAALVGPGGPGAPGGPGRTGAAGRAGPDVGVLVESVQRGGSFRSGALRDNQVRDHRALLAVRVNGAVLSPDHGYPARVIVPGAPGVLNTKWVTRLTFGELA, translated from the coding sequence ATGGGCGCGAGCGGTGGCCGTCGGGCCGGTCGTGAACGGTTGCGGTCCGGGCCTCCACCGGGGCCGGCCCGGCCCGGGTTCTGGCGCAGCCCGATCCGCGGGCCGTGGCTGACCGCAGTGTTCGGACTGATCCTGCTCGTCGGTGTGACCGTGCTGTTCGTGACGGGGCTGCTGTCCTACGCCGCCTACAACCCGGACCTCGCGGCGGTCAACGACCAGACACCGGGCAAGGGGTGGCTCGGCTTCTACCTCTTCCCGTGGCCGACCTCGCCGTACTGGCTCTACCGGCTCACCCAGGGCGTGCACGTCGTCCTCGGGATCGTGCTCGTGCCCGTGCTCCTCGCCAAGCTCTGGTCCGTGATCCCCAAGCTGTTCGCGTGGCCGCCGGTCCGGTCGGTCGCCCACGGCATCGAGCGGCTGTCCCTGCTGCTCCTGGTCGGCGGGGCGGGCTTCGAGTTCGCCACCGGCATCCTCAACGTCCAGCTCCACTACATCTTCCCGGGCTCCTTCTACACCCTGCACTTCTACGGCGCCTGGGTGTTCATCGGCGCGTTCGTGGTGCACGTGGCCTTCCGGCTGCCGCGCGCGGTCCGCGCCGTGCGGGCCGGTTCCGCCGCCCAGCCCGCCCCCGGCTCCGAGGAGGCGGCCGGGCTGGTCTCGCCCCGCCCGGCCCGGCCGACCATCTCCCGCCGGGGAGCGGTCGCTCTGGTCGGCCTCGGGGCGTTGGCGCTGTTCGCGGTGACGGCCGGGCAGAGCGTGGGCGGCCGGTGGCGCCGGACCGCGGTGCTCGCCCCGCACAACGCGGACCCCGGGCCGGGCCCGAACGGCTTCCAGATCAACAAGACGGCCGGATCGGTCGGCATCCGCCCGAGCGACATCGGTCCGGCCTGGCGGCTGACCGTACGCGGCGCCGGGCGCCACGCCGTCCTCACCTACGAGGAACTGCTGGCCATGCCGCAGCACGAGGCGGCCCTGCCCATCGCCTGCGTGGAGGGCTGGTCGACCACCGACCAGCTGTGGAGCGGGGTACGGCTCATCGACCTCGCCGCCCTCGTCGGACCCGGCGGACCCGGCGCTCCCGGCGGACCCGGCCGGACCGGCGCGGCCGGCCGCGCCGGCCCCGACGTCGGCGTCCTGGTGGAATCCGTCCAGCGCGGTGGCTCGTTCCGCTCCGGCGCCCTGCGCGACAACCAGGTGCGCGACCACCGCGCCCTGCTCGCCGTACGCGTCAACGGCGCAGTGCTGTCGCCCGACCACGGCTACCCGGCCCGCGTCATCGTCCCCGGCGCGCCGGGCGTCCTCAACACCAAGTGGGTCACCCGCCTCACCTTCGGGGAGCTCGCGTGA
- a CDS encoding TIGR04282 family arsenosugar biosynthesis glycosyltransferase has protein sequence MSTLLVIAKTPVAGRVKTRLTPHFTPGQAADLARAALQDTLAAVLATPARRRVLVLDGAPGPWLPHGIEVVPQCEGGLDARLAAAFAGAGGPALLIGMDTPQVTPELLARGLDFSETDAWFGPADDGGFWALGLAEPDPALLLGVPMSLPTTGEAQRARLTASGRAVRDLPELCDVDTPADAAQVAAAVPATRFAVLHGGLSAVTR, from the coding sequence ATGAGCACCCTTCTGGTCATCGCCAAGACGCCGGTCGCCGGCCGGGTCAAAACCCGGCTCACTCCCCACTTCACCCCCGGGCAGGCCGCCGACCTGGCCCGCGCGGCGCTCCAGGACACCCTGGCCGCCGTACTCGCCACCCCGGCGCGGCGGCGCGTCCTGGTCCTCGACGGAGCCCCCGGGCCGTGGCTGCCCCACGGCATCGAGGTCGTCCCGCAGTGCGAGGGCGGGCTCGACGCCCGGCTGGCCGCGGCCTTCGCCGGCGCCGGCGGACCGGCCCTCCTCATCGGCATGGACACCCCCCAGGTCACCCCGGAGCTCCTCGCCCGCGGCCTCGACTTCAGCGAGACGGACGCCTGGTTCGGCCCCGCCGACGACGGCGGGTTCTGGGCGCTCGGCCTGGCCGAGCCCGACCCGGCCCTGCTCCTCGGCGTCCCCATGTCCCTGCCGACCACGGGCGAGGCGCAGCGCGCCCGGCTGACCGCCTCCGGGCGCGCGGTACGGGACCTGCCCGAGCTCTGCGACGTGGACACCCCGGCCGACGCGGCACAGGTCGCCGCCGCGGTACCCGCAACCCGCTTCGCCGTCCTGCACGGCGGCCTCAGCGCGGTGACCCGATGA
- a CDS encoding class I SAM-dependent methyltransferase: MTAQLTEPALAWRADPYADALRAGQGPLYLRRSDGWLLPLDVERWCAGPDEADEGVLARCTGPVLDIGCGPGRLVATLAARGHRALGVDVTPEAVARTTRAGGSALCRSVFDPLPGEGRWGTVLLIDGNIGIGGDPAALLHRAAQLAAPGGSLLVEVATADVDERVEVHVDDGRGGHGAPFWWARLGTRALCGAAADAGWTRPETWQAAGRSFVGLRR, from the coding sequence ATGACCGCCCAACTCACCGAACCCGCCCTCGCCTGGCGGGCCGACCCCTACGCCGATGCCCTGCGCGCCGGCCAGGGCCCCCTCTACCTGCGGCGCTCGGACGGCTGGCTGCTGCCGCTGGACGTGGAGCGGTGGTGCGCCGGGCCCGACGAGGCCGACGAAGGAGTCCTGGCCCGCTGCACCGGGCCGGTCCTGGACATCGGCTGCGGCCCCGGTCGCCTCGTCGCCACCCTCGCCGCGCGCGGGCACCGGGCACTCGGTGTGGACGTCACCCCCGAGGCGGTGGCCCGTACGACGCGGGCCGGGGGCAGTGCGCTGTGCCGGTCGGTCTTCGATCCACTGCCCGGCGAGGGCCGCTGGGGGACGGTCCTGCTCATCGACGGCAACATCGGCATCGGGGGAGACCCGGCCGCCCTGCTCCACCGCGCCGCCCAACTCGCCGCGCCGGGCGGCTCCCTGCTGGTCGAGGTGGCCACCGCCGACGTCGACGAACGCGTCGAGGTGCACGTCGACGACGGCCGGGGCGGCCACGGGGCGCCCTTCTGGTGGGCCCGACTCGGAACCCGCGCCCTGTGCGGCGCAGCCGCGGACGCCGGCTGGACGCGGCCGGAGACCTGGCAGGCCGCGGGCCGCAGCTTCGTGGGCCTGCGGCGCTGA
- a CDS encoding glycosyltransferase family 2 protein, translating to MTSSACAPLRADLVLPCLDEAEALPWVLARVPAGWRAIVVDNGSTDGSAEIARSLGATVVHESRRGFGAACHAGLLAARADLVCFCDCDASMDPGLLAPMAVRVAAGEADLLLGRRRPQGRGAWPVHARAGNIALARMLRRRTGLRLHDLGPMRVARRAALLGLDLTDRRSGYPLQMVVRAADAGWRVAETDVPYLPRSGKSKVTGTWRGTWHAVRDMRKVLAEPPGIRPAPTEGIAA from the coding sequence GTGACTTCATCAGCTTGTGCTCCGCTCCGCGCGGACCTCGTACTGCCGTGCCTCGACGAGGCGGAAGCCCTTCCCTGGGTACTGGCGCGCGTGCCGGCCGGATGGCGGGCCATCGTCGTCGACAACGGGTCGACCGACGGCTCGGCGGAGATCGCCCGGAGCCTCGGCGCCACCGTCGTGCACGAGAGCCGGCGCGGTTTCGGCGCCGCCTGCCACGCCGGGCTCCTCGCGGCGCGCGCCGACCTGGTCTGCTTCTGCGACTGCGACGCCTCCATGGACCCCGGACTGCTCGCCCCCATGGCGGTGCGCGTCGCCGCGGGCGAGGCCGACCTGCTGCTCGGCCGCCGCCGCCCGCAGGGGCGCGGCGCCTGGCCCGTGCACGCACGCGCCGGGAACATCGCCCTGGCGCGGATGCTGCGCCGCCGCACCGGACTGCGGCTGCACGACCTCGGCCCGATGCGGGTCGCACGCCGAGCGGCCCTGCTCGGCCTCGACCTCACCGACCGGCGCAGCGGCTATCCGCTCCAGATGGTCGTACGGGCCGCGGACGCCGGCTGGCGGGTCGCCGAGACGGACGTCCCGTACCTGCCCCGCTCCGGAAAGTCCAAGGTCACCGGCACCTGGCGGGGCACCTGGCACGCCGTACGGGACATGCGCAAGGTGCTCGCCGAGCCGCCCGGCATCCGGCCCGCGCCCACCGAGGGGATCGCCGCATGA
- a CDS encoding sensor histidine kinase, whose product MRDLLLIALYALLGAGAAGLFGAVALRILRRRSVAVSLAVVAAVAVSAMLAGTLTVAWAMFLSSHDLAVVTTVVAVAAAVSMATALLLGRQVVRRCRELVGAARVFGEEGTFVTPPVPAPAELTALSRELALTAERLAASRERERALEASRRELVAWISHDLRTPLAGLRAMSEALEDGMAADPARYHRQIRTEVDRLNSMVGDLFELSRIHAGALSLTLTRMSLHDLVGDALAGTDALAREHGVRLVGEGVASLPVEVDGKEMTRVLSNLLVNAIRHTPADGTVAIAAERRADSVVLSVTDACGGIPEEDLPRVFDTGWRGTPSRTPPSGAGLGLAIVRGIVEAHAGHAHVRNVSGGCRFELTLPAAAA is encoded by the coding sequence ATGCGTGACCTGCTGCTGATCGCCCTGTACGCCCTCCTCGGGGCGGGCGCCGCCGGGCTGTTCGGGGCCGTGGCGCTGCGGATCCTGCGCCGGCGCAGCGTGGCGGTCTCCCTCGCCGTCGTCGCCGCGGTCGCCGTGTCGGCGATGCTCGCCGGAACTCTGACCGTGGCCTGGGCCATGTTCCTGTCCTCCCACGACCTGGCGGTCGTCACCACGGTCGTCGCGGTGGCCGCGGCCGTCTCGATGGCCACCGCGCTGCTGCTGGGCCGCCAGGTCGTACGGCGCTGCCGGGAACTCGTCGGCGCGGCCCGGGTCTTCGGGGAGGAGGGCACCTTCGTGACGCCGCCGGTACCCGCTCCCGCCGAGCTCACGGCACTGAGCCGGGAACTGGCCCTGACCGCCGAGCGGCTGGCCGCCTCCCGTGAACGCGAGCGGGCTCTGGAGGCCTCGCGGCGCGAGCTCGTGGCCTGGATCTCGCACGACCTGCGCACCCCGCTGGCCGGGCTGCGGGCCATGTCGGAGGCGCTGGAGGACGGGATGGCCGCCGATCCCGCGCGCTACCACCGGCAGATCCGCACCGAGGTCGACCGCCTCAATTCCATGGTCGGTGACCTCTTCGAACTCTCCCGCATCCACGCGGGCGCGCTGTCCCTCACCCTGACCCGGATGTCCCTCCACGACCTGGTGGGCGATGCTCTGGCCGGCACGGACGCGCTGGCCCGTGAGCACGGCGTACGGCTGGTCGGCGAGGGGGTCGCCTCGCTGCCGGTGGAGGTGGACGGCAAGGAGATGACCCGGGTCCTGTCCAACCTCCTGGTCAACGCCATCCGCCACACGCCGGCCGACGGTACGGTCGCGATCGCCGCCGAGCGCCGCGCGGACTCGGTGGTGCTCTCGGTCACCGACGCCTGCGGAGGGATCCCCGAGGAGGACCTTCCGCGCGTCTTCGACACCGGCTGGCGCGGGACGCCGTCCCGTACGCCGCCCTCGGGCGCGGGCCTGGGACTCGCGATCGTGCGGGGCATCGTCGAGGCCCACGCGGGCCACGCGCACGTCCGGAACGTCTCCGGCGGCTGCCGCTTCGAACTGACGCTGCCCGCGGCCGCGGCCTGA
- a CDS encoding glycosyltransferase 87 family protein codes for MKPRTAPATSTAPTTPTGRISPTARTAWAAAALVALTTALVLTIRHDGYFTDPAGLFRRYAACWALFALALLALRRVPAARVVPLLLAGAVAVTATGLVAPPRTSTDSYRYAWDGRVQSAGISPYDHAPQDPGPARLRDPWLFPTGAACQGPDRAPIPGGGPVPHCTRINRPAVHTIYPPVAEAYFLAVDRLSPGGARHKPLQIGAGLLSLGVTGALLLILRRRGRNLRPAAYWAWCPAVPIEAVNNAHVDVLGVLLAVAGLGLVAARGIGRRAAGGLVLGAAVATKLMPAVVLPGALSGVRRVRDAAAVLVPAAAFTLLAYLPYVLLSHDSVLGYLGGYVDEEGYDDPSTGSRYALLRLVLPDSWALPVLLVVIAGVSVHVMRRGDPQRPWSGALLVTGWAFVLLTPGYSWYALLLIALVALDGRWEWLGTALAGAAVYLLAPVFGHRSALSAIAYGAALLLVLLAAAVRSRRGARSLRGAARRPGTVPHP; via the coding sequence GTGAAACCGCGTACCGCCCCCGCCACCTCCACCGCCCCCACGACCCCCACGGGCCGCATCTCTCCCACCGCCCGCACCGCATGGGCCGCCGCGGCCCTCGTCGCCCTCACCACCGCCCTCGTCCTCACCATCCGCCACGACGGCTACTTCACCGACCCCGCCGGGCTGTTCCGGAGGTACGCGGCCTGCTGGGCGCTGTTCGCCCTCGCCCTGCTCGCGCTGCGCCGGGTCCCGGCCGCCCGCGTCGTGCCGCTGCTCCTCGCGGGCGCGGTCGCCGTCACCGCGACCGGGCTGGTGGCACCGCCCCGTACCAGCACCGACTCCTACCGCTACGCCTGGGACGGCCGGGTCCAGTCGGCCGGCATCTCCCCCTACGACCACGCCCCGCAGGACCCGGGACCGGCCCGGCTGCGCGACCCCTGGCTCTTCCCGACGGGCGCCGCCTGCCAGGGCCCGGACCGGGCTCCGATCCCGGGTGGCGGCCCGGTCCCGCACTGCACCCGGATCAACCGGCCCGCCGTGCACACCATCTACCCGCCCGTCGCCGAGGCGTACTTCCTCGCCGTCGACCGGCTGTCCCCCGGGGGCGCCCGGCACAAGCCGCTCCAGATCGGAGCAGGGCTCCTGTCTCTCGGTGTGACGGGTGCTTTGCTGCTGATCCTGCGCCGGCGGGGCCGGAACCTTCGCCCGGCCGCCTACTGGGCCTGGTGCCCCGCCGTACCGATCGAGGCCGTGAACAACGCGCACGTGGACGTACTGGGCGTGCTGCTGGCCGTGGCCGGCCTCGGACTCGTCGCGGCACGGGGCATCGGCCGGCGGGCCGCCGGCGGCCTGGTGCTGGGCGCCGCCGTCGCCACCAAACTCATGCCCGCCGTCGTCCTGCCCGGCGCACTGTCCGGGGTGCGCCGGGTCCGCGACGCGGCCGCCGTGCTGGTTCCCGCCGCCGCCTTCACCCTGCTCGCCTACCTTCCCTACGTCCTCCTCTCGCACGACTCGGTCCTCGGCTACCTCGGCGGCTACGTCGACGAAGAGGGCTACGACGACCCCTCCACCGGGTCCCGCTACGCCCTGCTCCGCCTCGTCCTGCCCGACAGCTGGGCGCTCCCGGTACTCCTCGTCGTCATCGCGGGGGTGTCCGTCCACGTGATGCGCCGCGGCGACCCGCAACGCCCGTGGAGCGGAGCGCTGCTGGTCACCGGGTGGGCCTTCGTGCTCCTCACCCCCGGCTACTCCTGGTACGCCCTGCTCCTGATCGCCCTCGTGGCCCTGGACGGACGCTGGGAATGGCTGGGCACCGCTCTCGCGGGCGCGGCCGTCTACCTCCTCGCGCCGGTCTTCGGCCACCGGTCGGCGCTGAGTGCGATCGCGTACGGAGCCGCGCTCCTCCTGGTCCTGCTGGCCGCGGCGGTCCGGAGCCGACGCGGCGCGCGGTCACTTCGCGGCGCTGCGCGCCGGCCGGGAACCGTGCCACATCCGTAG
- the helR gene encoding RNA polymerase recycling motor ATPase HelR, whose translation MNSLTASAFDLPGRLSAKADPALIGRDEEHFAALAQSLDQSVAELSDRLTELRRAPGGLGREAMDRDAEIHRLTGRLRALRRFGLDLCLGRMVGEDDPEPVYVGRLGLTDDAGNRLLIDWRSPAAEPFFAATHADPMGLASRRRYRWTRGLIGDYWDEVFTADGFEGHAALDDQSAFIAGLGSSRSPRMRDVLGTIQSDQDAIIRAGSRGALVVDGGPGTGKTVVALHRTAHLLYSDPRLGHRRGGVLFVGPHQPYLAYVADVLPSLGEEGVQTCTVRDLVAEGAGAAAEADPEVARLKSSADMVKAIEKAVSIYEEPPTRAMTVSTPWSDVRLGPDDWAEAFEAAAGTPHNEAREQIWEELLTILLDKCDDEDLSPDLLRRSLQHDQELVATLDRAWPTIDAADLVGDLWSVPAYLRMCAPWLSGEEIARLQRADTRAWTVSDLPLLDAARQRLGDPQAARRLRRHHAAVAAERERMSGVIDDLLAADDDGEGAVTMLRGRDLQDSLIDESTLPGADPDRLAGPFAHIVVDEAQELSDAEWQMLLLRCPSRSFTIVGDRAQARHGFTESWRERLERIGFDRIGVASLSINYRTPEEVMAEAEPAIREALPDANVPTSVRSSGVPVVHGSVADLDAIVSTWLDEHADGIACVIGAPGFRATSRVRSLTPGLSKGLEFDLVVLVDPDSFGAGVEGAVDRYVAMTRATQQLVILTGS comes from the coding sequence ATGAACTCCCTGACCGCCAGTGCGTTCGACCTTCCCGGCCGCCTGTCCGCCAAGGCCGATCCGGCATTGATCGGCCGCGACGAGGAGCACTTCGCGGCTCTCGCGCAGAGCCTCGACCAGTCGGTCGCCGAACTGTCCGACCGTCTCACCGAGCTGCGCCGCGCCCCCGGCGGCCTGGGCCGGGAGGCGATGGACCGGGACGCCGAGATCCACCGGCTGACCGGTCGTCTGCGGGCGCTACGGCGCTTCGGACTGGACCTGTGCCTCGGGCGCATGGTCGGCGAGGACGACCCCGAACCCGTGTACGTCGGGCGGCTCGGCCTCACCGACGACGCCGGCAACCGGCTGCTGATCGACTGGCGTTCGCCCGCGGCCGAGCCCTTCTTCGCCGCGACGCACGCCGATCCGATGGGCCTGGCGAGCCGCCGCCGGTACCGCTGGACCCGCGGCCTGATCGGTGACTACTGGGACGAGGTGTTCACCGCGGACGGGTTCGAGGGGCACGCCGCTCTCGACGACCAGTCGGCCTTCATCGCCGGCCTGGGCAGCAGCAGGTCGCCGCGGATGCGTGACGTACTGGGCACCATCCAGTCCGATCAGGACGCCATCATCCGCGCGGGTTCGCGCGGTGCCCTCGTCGTCGACGGGGGTCCGGGCACCGGCAAGACCGTGGTGGCCCTGCACCGCACCGCCCATCTCCTCTACTCCGACCCCCGTCTCGGTCACCGCCGGGGCGGCGTGCTGTTCGTCGGTCCGCACCAGCCCTACCTGGCCTACGTGGCCGACGTCCTGCCCAGCCTCGGTGAGGAGGGCGTGCAGACCTGCACCGTGCGGGACCTCGTCGCCGAAGGGGCGGGGGCGGCGGCCGAGGCCGACCCGGAGGTGGCGCGCCTGAAGTCGTCCGCGGACATGGTGAAGGCGATCGAGAAGGCCGTGAGCATCTACGAGGAGCCGCCGACCCGGGCGATGACGGTCTCGACCCCCTGGTCCGACGTGCGGCTCGGCCCGGACGACTGGGCCGAGGCCTTCGAAGCCGCGGCCGGTACCCCGCACAACGAGGCGCGCGAGCAGATCTGGGAGGAGCTGCTGACGATCCTGCTCGACAAGTGCGACGACGAGGACCTCTCCCCCGACCTGCTGCGCAGGTCACTGCAGCACGACCAGGAGCTGGTCGCGACGCTCGACCGCGCCTGGCCGACGATCGATGCGGCCGACCTCGTAGGGGACCTGTGGTCGGTGCCGGCCTACCTGCGGATGTGCGCTCCCTGGCTCAGCGGCGAGGAGATCGCGAGGTTGCAGCGCGCGGACACCCGGGCCTGGACGGTGTCCGACCTGCCGCTCCTGGACGCGGCCCGGCAGCGGCTCGGCGACCCGCAGGCGGCACGACGGCTGCGGCGGCATCATGCCGCGGTCGCCGCCGAGCGCGAGCGCATGTCGGGCGTCATCGACGATCTGCTCGCGGCGGACGACGACGGTGAGGGCGCGGTGACGATGCTGCGCGGCAGGGACCTGCAGGACAGTCTGATCGACGAGAGCACGCTGCCGGGCGCCGACCCGGACCGGCTCGCCGGACCCTTCGCGCACATCGTCGTCGACGAGGCCCAGGAACTGTCCGACGCGGAGTGGCAGATGCTGCTGCTCCGCTGCCCGTCCCGGAGTTTCACCATCGTCGGGGACCGCGCCCAGGCCAGGCACGGGTTCACGGAGTCGTGGCGGGAACGGCTGGAGCGGATCGGGTTCGACCGGATCGGTGTGGCCTCGCTGAGCATCAACTACCGCACGCCCGAGGAGGTGATGGCGGAGGCCGAGCCGGCCATCCGGGAAGCGCTCCCGGACGCCAATGTGCCGACGTCCGTCCGCAGCAGCGGCGTCCCCGTCGTGCACGGCAGCGTTGCGGATCTGGACGCGATCGTCAGCACCTGGCTCGACGAGCATGCCGACGGGATCGCCTGTGTCATCGGCGCACCCGGCTTCCGGGCGACGTCCCGCGTCCGGTCGCTGACCCCCGGGCTGTCCAAGGGGCTCGAATTCGACCTGGTCGTGCTCGTCGACCCGGATTCGTTCGGCGCGGGCGTCGAAGGCGCCGTCGACCGCTACGTGGCGATGACCCGGGCGACGCAGCAGCTCGTCATCCTCACCGGTTCCTGA
- a CDS encoding molybdopterin-dependent oxidoreductase, with product MRFTPPSGPPITFRARLHDARTATVIGRLLGLAVLVCFATGVLSHFLQHPPAWLADRLPSRPHWGYRLTQGLHVAAGTAAVPLLLAKLWAVYPRLFAWPPVRSVRHALERLSVAVLVAAGTFELFTGLLNTFQWYPWPFSFVPVHYAVAWLLLGAMLLHVAVQWPAIRGHFTRRSPSTLALPEADGPDRRQLLAAVAAGVGAVTLTTVGQSVTALGPLELFGPRSPAHGPQGLPVNRTAAAARVTGAALADWRLTVTGPRPYSLTLEELRALPQHEVTLPLACVEGWSKSARWTGVRVRDLLERAGGGPGARCRVVSLEVAGPYRVTEMGRGYAQDPLSLLALRLNGEVLSLDHGYPARIIAPNRPGVLQTKWVGRLEVA from the coding sequence ATGCGCTTCACTCCGCCCTCCGGCCCTCCGATCACTTTCAGGGCGCGCCTGCACGACGCCCGTACCGCGACGGTCATCGGCCGCCTCCTCGGCCTCGCCGTCCTGGTCTGCTTCGCCACCGGTGTGCTCAGCCACTTCCTCCAGCACCCGCCCGCCTGGCTCGCCGACCGGCTGCCGAGCCGCCCGCACTGGGGCTACCGGCTCACCCAGGGCCTGCACGTGGCCGCAGGCACCGCCGCGGTCCCGCTGCTCCTGGCCAAGCTGTGGGCGGTCTACCCGCGGCTCTTCGCGTGGCCGCCCGTGCGGTCCGTACGGCACGCGTTGGAACGCCTCTCGGTGGCGGTGCTCGTCGCCGCCGGGACCTTCGAGCTGTTCACCGGGCTGCTGAACACCTTCCAGTGGTACCCCTGGCCGTTCTCCTTCGTACCGGTGCACTACGCGGTCGCCTGGCTCCTGCTCGGGGCGATGCTGCTGCACGTCGCCGTTCAATGGCCCGCGATCCGCGGCCACTTCACCCGCCGCTCCCCCAGCACCCTGGCCCTGCCCGAGGCCGACGGGCCGGACCGGCGGCAGCTGCTCGCGGCCGTCGCGGCCGGCGTCGGCGCGGTCACGCTGACCACCGTCGGCCAGTCCGTCACCGCGCTCGGTCCGCTGGAGCTGTTCGGTCCGCGCAGCCCGGCCCACGGACCTCAGGGACTGCCCGTGAACCGTACGGCCGCCGCGGCGCGCGTCACAGGGGCCGCACTGGCCGACTGGCGGCTGACGGTGACCGGGCCACGGCCGTACAGCCTCACGCTGGAGGAGCTGCGCGCGCTCCCGCAGCACGAGGTGACTCTGCCCCTCGCCTGTGTGGAGGGCTGGAGCAAGTCCGCGCGATGGACGGGCGTACGGGTACGGGACCTGCTGGAACGGGCAGGTGGGGGCCCGGGCGCGCGCTGCCGGGTGGTGTCGCTGGAAGTCGCGGGCCCGTACCGGGTGACGGAGATGGGCCGCGGATACGCGCAGGATCCGCTCAGCCTGCTGGCACTGCGGCTGAACGGCGAGGTGCTGTCCCTCGACCACGGGTACCCGGCGCGGATCATCGCCCCGAACCGGCCGGGAGTGCTGCAGACCAAGTGGGTCGGCCGGCTGGAGGTGGCGTGA
- a CDS encoding response regulator transcription factor has protein sequence MAVSKVERVNEEPGADGTGRDGGVLGSVLVVDDDPTVSEVVAGYLERAGFTVRLAADGPAGLRAAEEHRPDLMVLDLMLPGMDGLEVCRRLRAGEGGGRPVPVIMLTARGDEDDRILGLEVGADDYVTKPFSPRELVLRVRSVLRRAQAGAPAGVPEGGPRLAVAGLTLDPAARRVHKGGRELALTLREFDLLAYFLRHPGQVCDRERLMREVWGWDFGDLSTVTVHVRRLRGKIEDDPGSPQLIQTVWGAGYRFEAEPDDGAASGAGAEDGHA, from the coding sequence ATGGCAGTGAGCAAGGTGGAGCGTGTGAACGAGGAACCCGGCGCCGACGGGACCGGCCGGGACGGTGGCGTGCTGGGCAGCGTCCTGGTCGTGGACGACGATCCGACCGTCTCGGAGGTCGTGGCCGGATACCTGGAGCGGGCCGGTTTCACGGTGCGCCTGGCGGCGGACGGCCCGGCCGGTCTGCGCGCCGCCGAGGAGCACCGGCCCGATCTGATGGTCCTGGACCTCATGCTCCCCGGTATGGACGGGCTGGAGGTCTGCCGTCGGCTGCGCGCCGGGGAGGGCGGTGGCCGGCCCGTCCCGGTCATCATGCTCACCGCGCGCGGCGACGAGGACGACCGGATCCTGGGCCTTGAGGTGGGTGCGGACGACTACGTGACCAAGCCGTTCAGCCCGCGGGAGCTCGTCCTGAGGGTGCGGTCGGTCCTGCGCCGGGCGCAGGCGGGCGCCCCGGCAGGCGTCCCGGAGGGCGGTCCGCGCCTCGCGGTGGCGGGCCTGACCCTGGACCCGGCGGCCCGCCGCGTCCACAAGGGGGGCCGGGAGCTGGCGCTCACCCTGCGGGAGTTCGATCTCCTCGCCTACTTCCTGCGCCACCCCGGTCAGGTCTGCGACCGGGAGCGGCTGATGCGCGAGGTCTGGGGCTGGGACTTCGGCGATCTCTCGACGGTCACCGTGCACGTGCGGCGGCTCCGCGGAAAGATCGAGGACGATCCGGGCAGCCCGCAGCTGATCCAGACGGTCTGGGGCGCCGGTTACCGCTTCGAGGCGGAGCCGGACGACGGGGCCGCATCCGGTGCCGGGGCGGAGGACGGCCATGCGTGA